A part of Streptomyces sp. NBC_01451 genomic DNA contains:
- a CDS encoding nuclear transport factor 2 family protein, which produces MSTTSADAEASVTTGVHTAIAAYAQALDTNRTADLAELFVPDGVAEIAGIATFEGRDAIREGFAAFAPTQPQLHLVANTVVTSYTDEEATAVSNLAFFQRGEAGWAVQLVGRYDDTLRQHDGAWKFQRRVTTFLP; this is translated from the coding sequence ATGAGCACCACTTCCGCCGACGCCGAGGCGTCGGTCACCACCGGTGTGCACACCGCCATCGCCGCCTACGCGCAGGCGCTGGACACCAACCGCACCGCCGACCTCGCCGAACTGTTCGTGCCCGACGGTGTCGCCGAGATCGCCGGTATCGCGACCTTCGAGGGCCGGGACGCGATCCGCGAGGGCTTCGCCGCCTTCGCGCCGACCCAGCCGCAGCTGCACCTGGTGGCCAACACGGTGGTCACCTCGTACACCGATGAGGAGGCCACGGCGGTCAGCAACCTGGCGTTCTTCCAGCGCGGTGAGGCGGGCTGGGCGGTGCAGCTCGTGGGCCGCTACGACGACACGCTGCGCCAGCACGACGGCGCGTGGAAGTTCCAGCGGAGGGTCACGACCTTCCTGCCGTAA
- a CDS encoding flavin-containing monooxygenase, translated as MSDTTKTSPDQGSASNTDDSVDVLVIGAGVTGIYQLYRAREAGFSVKLLEAGTGVGGTWYWNRYPEARFDSESYTYGYLFSKELWEEWEWSEKFAGQPEIERYFNHVVDRFDLRRDISFGVKVTAAVFDEASGTWTVRGSDGTEVRARFVVAATGNLSVPFIPAIPGREDFRGAQHHTSRWPKTPIDFTGKRVAQIGTGSSGVQIISAIADDVAQLTVFQKDADWLTPLNNGPITPEEQAELKANFESIRETLNASPSGFLHQIVMRSGLEDSPEDRQAFYEERWNGPGFTKLTEHYYDMLSNETVNAEWCAFLADKIRGIVKDPETAEKLIPKAHGYGGRRPPFGTGYYETYNKPNVSLVDINETPITRITEDGIETTAGVEEFDIIIWATGYDFGTGALNRLGVRGRQGLPLKEYWSDGPLTYLGVATAGFPNFFFPGGPHGATGNNPRYAGDQVEFVTDALVHAREHGHDVIEVTEAAEEEWTDSVNNSTMSSFLESSYFSGGNIPGKPIKQLLNPSGRWNLQALIREAVQNDFPAFAFSKAKEAENRA; from the coding sequence ATGAGCGACACGACGAAGACCAGCCCGGACCAGGGCAGCGCGAGCAACACGGACGACTCGGTCGACGTACTGGTCATCGGTGCCGGCGTCACCGGCATCTACCAGCTGTACCGGGCCCGGGAGGCCGGGTTCTCCGTGAAGCTGCTGGAGGCCGGTACCGGGGTGGGAGGCACCTGGTACTGGAACCGCTACCCCGAGGCGCGCTTCGACTCCGAGAGCTACACCTACGGCTACCTCTTCTCCAAGGAACTGTGGGAGGAGTGGGAGTGGTCGGAGAAGTTCGCCGGCCAGCCGGAGATCGAGCGGTACTTCAACCACGTCGTCGACCGGTTCGACCTGCGCCGCGACATCTCCTTCGGCGTCAAGGTGACCGCGGCCGTCTTCGACGAGGCGTCCGGGACCTGGACCGTGCGGGGCAGCGACGGCACCGAGGTCCGGGCCCGCTTCGTCGTCGCGGCGACCGGCAACCTCTCGGTGCCGTTCATCCCGGCCATCCCGGGACGCGAGGACTTCCGCGGAGCGCAGCACCACACCAGCCGCTGGCCGAAGACCCCCATCGACTTCACCGGCAAGCGGGTGGCCCAGATCGGCACCGGCTCCAGCGGGGTGCAGATCATCTCCGCGATCGCGGACGACGTGGCGCAGCTGACCGTCTTCCAGAAGGACGCCGACTGGCTCACGCCGCTCAACAACGGGCCGATCACGCCCGAGGAGCAGGCGGAGCTGAAGGCGAACTTCGAGTCCATCCGCGAGACGCTGAACGCCTCGCCGAGCGGGTTCCTCCACCAGATCGTCATGCGTTCCGGCCTGGAGGACAGCCCTGAGGACCGCCAGGCGTTCTACGAGGAGCGGTGGAACGGCCCCGGCTTCACCAAGCTGACCGAGCACTACTACGACATGCTCTCGAACGAGACCGTGAACGCGGAGTGGTGCGCGTTCCTGGCCGACAAGATCCGCGGCATCGTCAAGGACCCGGAGACGGCGGAGAAGCTGATCCCCAAGGCCCACGGCTACGGCGGGCGCCGGCCCCCCTTCGGGACCGGCTACTACGAGACGTACAACAAGCCGAACGTCTCCCTGGTCGACATCAACGAGACGCCGATCACCCGCATCACCGAGGACGGGATCGAAACCACCGCGGGTGTCGAGGAGTTCGACATCATCATCTGGGCGACCGGTTACGACTTCGGCACCGGCGCCCTCAACCGGCTCGGGGTGCGGGGCCGTCAGGGCCTCCCGCTGAAGGAGTACTGGTCGGACGGCCCGCTCACCTACCTCGGGGTCGCGACGGCCGGCTTCCCCAACTTCTTCTTCCCCGGCGGGCCGCACGGCGCCACGGGCAACAACCCGCGGTACGCCGGTGACCAGGTGGAGTTCGTCACCGACGCGCTCGTCCACGCGCGCGAGCACGGTCACGACGTCATCGAGGTGACCGAGGCCGCCGAGGAGGAGTGGACGGACAGTGTGAACAACAGCACGATGTCCTCCTTCCTGGAGAGCAGCTACTTCTCCGGGGGCAACATCCCCGGCAAGCCGATCAAGCAGCTGCTGAACCCGAGCGGACGCTGGAACCTCCAGGCACTGATCCGCGAGGCGGTCCAGAACGACTTCCCCGCCTTCGCCTTCTCCAAGGCGAAGGAAGCGGAGAACAGGGCCTGA
- a CDS encoding carboxymuconolactone decarboxylase family protein, translating to MSDKGVEETADLRAAGWKAMRAALPGVFPEGDIDLRDGRLGEELVDIGLLGVWGGLWGREGLAPRDRSLVTLGILIALGAETELKTHVRIARTNGLTEDEIAEVIYHSSGYTGFPRAVAARTAAREALEG from the coding sequence ATGAGCGACAAGGGTGTCGAAGAGACCGCCGATCTGCGGGCCGCAGGCTGGAAGGCCATGCGTGCCGCCCTGCCGGGTGTGTTCCCCGAAGGCGACATCGATCTGCGGGACGGCCGCCTCGGCGAGGAGCTCGTCGACATCGGTCTGCTCGGCGTCTGGGGCGGGCTGTGGGGCCGTGAGGGGCTGGCCCCGCGCGACCGCAGTCTGGTGACGCTGGGCATCCTCATCGCCCTCGGTGCCGAGACCGAGCTGAAGACCCATGTCCGCATCGCCCGGACGAACGGGCTGACCGAGGACGAGATCGCCGAGGTCATCTACCACTCCAGTGGCTACACCGGCTTCCCCCGGGCCGTGGCCGCCCGTACCGCGGCCCGCGAGGCCCTGGAGGGCTGA